A window from Balearica regulorum gibbericeps isolate bBalReg1 chromosome 1, bBalReg1.pri, whole genome shotgun sequence encodes these proteins:
- the LOC142601665 gene encoding uncharacterized protein LOC142601665, translating to MDTPEFSSYSRTELFGGQRKGAVTSEMTAGGRKICDIPQQPSACTDQNLQLGGSYHDLIERLAKVEQELREKTVWINSADLRLQNLESCQRELLGDVTQKELQKKEDYKKLKQKNKELEARNKELLFKAMSIHKHSEDMNDPLRLTAVLEMYELLRVREWEKLRSSSLSSLSYKAGSSIIKKVFDACEKDIQQRTTKIFEVLDITPLNDAMTNSKQGMMKEIRNLFRYSYSKNQSEFYTKIIMKLGSDLKTPMEKQFALHCCQVYCLLLLQDPPVEAVWNLQESSMQYLEHVDKKDWEHCRKPVFLWPILKQGEQVILKGVVWDEK from the exons ATGGATACACCGGAGTTTTCTTCCTACAGCAGAACAGAGTTGTTTGGAGGACAACGTAAGGGTGCTGTTACCAGCGAGATGACTGCAGGTGGCAG aaaaatatGTGACATTCCACAGCAACCATCAGCCTGTACAGACCAGAATTTACAGCTGGGGGGATCATATCATGATCTGATAGAAAGGCTGGCTAAGGTGGAACAAGAATTAAG GGAGAAAACAGTTTGGATTAACTCTGCTGATCTTCGATTACAAAATCTGGAGAGTTGCCAGAG AGAACTTCTTGGAGATGTCACCCAAAAAGAACTTCAAAAGAAAGAGGACTATAAGAAgctgaaacagaagaacaaagagCTAGAGGCAAG AAACAAAGAGCTCTTGTTTAAAGCAATGAGCATCCACAAGCACTCTGAGGACATGAATGACCCTTTGCGTTTGACTGCTGTGCTGGAGATGTATGAGTTGCTCAGAGTGCGTGAATGGGAAAAACTCAGGAGCTCCTCATTGTCCAGTTTGTCGTATAAAGCTGGCAGCAGCATAATTAAG AAGGTGTTTGATGCCTGTGAGAAAGATATACAGCAGAGAACAACTAAGATATTTGAAGTTCTTGACATTACACCTTTGAATGATGCTATGACCAATAGCAAACAG GGGATGATGAAAGAAATAAGGAATCTCTTCAGATATTCCTATTCCAAAAACCAATCAGAGTTTTACACCAAAATTATCATG aaacttGGCAGTGACCTCAAAACTCCCATGGAAAAACAGTTTGCACTGCACTGCTGCCAAGTTTATTGTTTGCTCCTTCTTCAGGACCCACCAGTTGAAGCTGTGTGGAACCTACAGGAAAGCTCAATGCAATATTTAGAGCATGTGGACAAGAAAGACTGGGAGCACTGTAGAAAACCAGTATTTCTGTGGCCCATATTGAAACAAGGGGAACAAGTCATTCTGAAAGGTGTAGTCTGGGATGAAAAGTAG